The nucleotide window ATAAATATCACAGAACATTTACTGTTAgattatcttgtttgttttttttttgtttgtttgtttctttctttctttctttttttttgttttttttttcttcgagacagcctttctctgtatagccctggctgtcctgaaacttattctgtagatgaggctggcctcgaactcagaaatcagcctgcctctgcctcccaagtgctaggactaaaggcgtgcaccaccactgcctggctgtttatttttttacagtcagACATATTACTATATCTCAACTTCTCATATTTTGTACTGATGGTGGATTTCTTCTTGCTTGACCTCCCAAATATAAatcttgtttttgtgttcttgtctTTGAAAGATTAGAATAAGATTTAGAACCAGAACATAAACTATGTTGGctaagtgtttttccacagaatcAAACCTCTAATCCTATGACACAGGACATTTTAAAGTTAGACatactttaactttaaaaacccCTAATTTTAAGTAGTGGGTTTACATATGGTATTTCCATGCATACATATCATTATACAACATTATTTtcaatatgattttattcattctttaagaatttcacacaatgtatttagGTCATATAatctccaacttctcttcctaACGCTTCACAGATCAGTTCCTATGTATTTTCTCCTGTGGTGTGGCCATCAATCCAGTCAGAAATTGGTTGGTTGCACCCATAACATTGTAATGCCATGATTGTAGACATGAGCATGTCTTGCCATGCTAGGCATTATCCTTGATCACAGTGTTCACAGCTAGTAAGCCTGTTGATGAATTTCTTTCCTCAACAATTTctttccagtactatgaaagttaTCCAGCAATGAGGAAGCTTCCTGACCAATACACAAAAGACAtattaataatgatttctttatgGCTTTATTAAGGCTTCGAAAACACCACTGTAGGAACAAAATGCAAACAGATGCTCAGGCTGAAGCTGTGAATGTGGAGGAGTGTCCTGAAGCAGGCACAGAAGTATGTACATTGGCAGTCACCCAGAGAACCATTGGGGCCTTTATTCTTGTTATATCATTATTTAGTTAATGTGTATCAATATAGAAAGActttcatttcaataaatgtcTTATGAGCATgacagtttctgttatttttttccttactgtaagTAACTGCCATGCTTAGAATAGTCCTTGTGCTTATCCTGACCCTAAGTTGATCATCTACAAAtggtttaaaataacatttgactAAAACATAAGCATGCTTAAGGAAAACTGACatcttttgttccttttattctCCTAACTTGCTCTATAACCTTAACCTTAGAAATTCTAGTGTCctacaattcatttttttcttacagccaAAATACTCTTActgatattttccatttaatcTGCCTGAAACATTATCTCATACTTGGCATTTATTGTGTTTGAAGCCTAGCTTACATGTGTAGGAACTCTGAGAAAACCCATCAGTGGCCACTTCCTCTTTGAGGCTTAGTACCCCAACAATATTTTTAAGgatgtgtaggggtgtgtgtgtgtgtgtgtgtgtgtgaagattttgTGTCTTTCTTCAATGACTGAAGTATATTGTGAGGTATGTCTAAGGTTTGGAACAGGTCTGCCTCTTTTTCCTAGGATGCCTATCTTATTCTATCTTGTAAGTGAAATGTGTTATCTTCTGTTGCAAATTCAGGTTGAGATTGTAGAAGTTCAAGCAGCCACTCAGCGAATGCCATTTGACTTAATTCAGGTCAGGATACCCTCTCACTCAAGCATAACCCCAGAATTAAGTGCAGCCACAAGCATAAGCGCTGGCATGAGGACAAGCACAAGTTCTTCATCTACAGATATTTCATCAACAACACCAGTATCAAGTAGGTACAATTAGCTATTTGGATGTGGTCTAAAGAAATGGGATGACCTTCAAGGGCATAgcaagctttaaaataaaaaccgtGCTCAGTTTATAATGGTGTGAAATCACAAATGTCAAGTCAAACTTTGcctgttttctgtaaaattttgGAGGTGATGATTTCAGAGCAATAAAGGTAAATATCTCTTCACAGATTCAATCAATCCCTAGTCTTGTACCTTCTAGAAATCCCAATTAGAAATGTGCAGATTCTCCCTCTTCCAATAGGAAGAATTCAATAGAATTCTTATTATtcacttgctttttccttttttggcacattttactgttttgtcacaatcttctctgtgctttcttccttagCCTCTACATCTAGACAGGGGTATGAGATAGATCCAAAATATATGCTAGAGCCCCAAGACAGAGAATTTGAAGTAGGTCCAGAGTTCCTCCTAAATGACAGCCAAGACTCAGAGGCCACTCCAGAACAAGGAGAATGCActgaagaggatgtgaagaaacccTTGGTAGAGGCAAAGCTATCCAATCCTAAGGAACATGTAATTGATGAATATTCTGCATGTCATGATGCTTCTTCAGATGATGATTTCTGTATAATAACAGAAGATACTGAACACAAGAAAGACCCTAAGTTTCAAGAAGTCATTGTGGgtcaagaacaaggacatcagaaGGTATCTGAGGCTGCCCCATCTTGTCCAACCACACCATTACAAGCTGTGCACCCAGAAGCTAGCTTAAATTCACTTTGCCCAGGTTAACTTTATAGTTTCTAATCTACTAGCTTTTCAAATATACAAGAATGTTTTGTGCTTCAGAGAATAGTTGAAGTAAGTTTAGCTGCTATGAAAATACTGGATTTCTACTGGTCCAGATTTTCCTCATGTGTGGGCAAATCTCAAGAGAGGGCAGCTATTTTGAAGACTTATCCCAACCTTCTCCTCAGCAAACAGCAGCATAagctagtttcttttcttctgcttgccttcatttcttctataTATGATTGTGGATATAACCATGTatttaaataatgattttctAAAAGGCAGGATTCTTAAATTACTTTGTGTACTTACAAATGCAGCCAAAGAGAACATATCAATACCATCGTCCACTTTTTGGGGAAAAGTTTGCCCAACTCTGTGGCCCACGAGTGAAGATGACAGAGGTCTATGATTTGAATATAAGTAGATCCTTCCATGGTGAACAACCTTCTTACCCAGATATTGAAGAGGAGGTATAGaaatttactttacttttataactgaaacgacatttcattttcaaaaaaatgttgGGTTGCTTCCTTTACTTGGATTAGCCTACTCCATACGTTGCAATTCAGTGGTCCCAGAAAGTGAAAAGTATCTGTGCAAGGTAGACCTGAATATAAGCTAGATGATTATGACATTAgacatgtttgtgtgggtgttctgGATTTTTAGAAGTCTGTAACCCAGGGGCATGTCCCTGAATACTGTGCTAGCAAAGCAGTCAGTAGTTCCTATAGCCTCATATGTACAGAGACtagacttttattgtttttgaattcATTTGAATGTTAAGTTCATTACTTGGGAGGCGGTGTCTTTTTCCGACATTGAAttacttatgtttatttttttatgcatcAAAACCTGTAGCatagggaacaagaacaatgtgaATATGAATTCTCCCAGTGTACTGGAATGCTTCGAAACTTAAAATATGAACGGCCTGGGCAGCAACATACTGGGCAAGGACAAGGACCTTGTGGATATCATAGAGGAGAACAGGTACAGGGATAGTCTGAGCCTGAAATGTAAGACGGGGTTGTATGGtatacctgtatttttttttttttacaataagccTGTTGGTTTCTACAGGTGGTGACTGTTATAGATGACATGGGGTCACCCACCATGGAATTTTTTGGAAATGACAATTCTCAGCATTCACGAAATGAGACACATAGGAGAGAGATAGATTGGGAAGAAGGGTGGAGGCCATcgccttttccctttttcctgccTAGTAGTGCCTATCTGAGTACCTATTAATAGAATGGAGGATCTTTCACACAGAAAGCCTAGATAACTCAGCCTCAAAGTGAGAGACTTCAAATCTAAGCCTTGAAATTAGTTGGCTTCATTGCTCAAGTTCAGAGTCTCTGCATAGGTTGTTTGTAGAGAGACTTTATTGACCATAGCTGAGTAATTCCCCAGTTTCATGTCTGTTCTTTAACATTTTGGAATGAAGGCACTGGCTATGAAAACCAGGGATGTAGATGTAAGATTTCTGTTACATGCTGTGAAGagctaataatatataaatgtgggTCAGGTTATATGTAGCATGGAGAATTTCTCATGAGCCATCATTCTTTGACTTATGTCACTGCTCCAAACTTCTTCTCTTACAGATGTTGGGAGGATCCTATTGATTGTGCCCCTCCACCTCTGCATCATTCATCAAGATCATTCCAGGAAATGACTGGATCACATCAAACATTGGCAGCCTCATTTCAAGCATCATTACTGTCAAGGCAAGCATCATTAGTGTCATGTCCAGCATCTTTACCATCATGTTCAGCATCTGCACCATCATGTATAGTACCTGTACCGATGCATAAAGAATCTGTACCAATATGTCAAGTTTCTGCACCAATAAGTGTAGCATATGCACCATTAATAAAAGCGTATGCATCAACATGTCAACCATCTGCACAGGTATGTCAAGCATTGGCAGCTTCACGTCAGGCATCTAGACTGTTATGTCAAGCATCTGTAGTGACCCTTCAAGTATCTTCACCTCGATGTCAATCATTGGCAGTGTCACATCAAGCATCTGCACCACCATGTCAAGCATCTGCAACACCACGTCAAGCATCAGTGGTGTCACAACAAGTATTGGCAGAATCATATCACCAATCAGTAATGTCACCTGTAGGTGCTTCTCAATCATCTGGaaaacttgatttaaaaatacatggcCTGGAATCCTCAGAAAATTTTATGGAGCATTAGAATAATATCATGGGCCCCGTTACAGAACATTATCATTTAGTAAATATCCACTCTTGGGTTTACAGGCAAAGGAGAATTAGTATGAAAAGTTGAGATATtctatagcttttattattttgtatttcataGGATTCTGGGCCTCTTCTTCATGAGGGAAACACACTAGAAATATAGTCTCTACTTGAAATGCAGACATGAAATATTATCAAGTTGAGGAAGTTACACATGTAGAACTCATTGGTTTGTAAAACCAGTGTCTACTAGGATCTGTATATTACAGAGTTAGATTGATGTTTCTCAGGTACAATCctactttctgtcttcctcagcaTAGATTATGTAATGAAAGAGCTCTAGACAAGCATTTAATTTTACCACTCTCACCCCCCCCTttattttctcagcatgtttCTTTTGACCACCGAAGAGAGAAAATTCCACACTTTCTGTCCCCTGGACAAGAACACTCTGGTTCCATTCAGGCTGAATAGGACACTAATCCTCACCCATGAGGGGAAGATGAGGCTGAAGACAGACCTCCACTGTCTGCATGGTAAAGGGCCATACAAAATGGGAGAGTCCCTtgatgggagagggtgggtgggtcatACTGCTTTACTTGTAAATTAAGTTTGTAGTTATTCTTAAGCATAAtcagtttattgtaaatattgcTGCAGAAGTTGACTGTTACATCCTACTTGGTGTGTGATAACAGGTGATCCCTGGCCCCTGCTTTATCAACAcaaatttgtgtatatgtatatccagATGTGCTTTTGTTGTGGCATGAGCAGTGTGTCAGGGTcctacatatttttcttgatgaaatttaaaataccatagaaTTGCAACACAGGGGGGAAACCTGTTCTATCATGCAGTTTTCCCAAATTCTGaggccttgtttatttttttttatttctatctcttttctgTAGCCCCGTGCTATTTGATATCCTATGTTAAATGGTTACCCAATTGTGAGCAAGTAATATCTGTTCAAAATAGtatacatatttacttaataaacaCTATGCTCGACTACAAGTCTTATGTCTGTGTTGTTGACTGTGATATCCTAGGAATATTACTGACTTGGTAGACTGTGCTTATGTCCTGATGAAGAGCCCACATTTAGAGCTAAACATCTCATGCAATACCTTTTCCTAGTGTATTAGCATTTTTTGCCATACTTACAAATGTCACTGACTACTACTCTTGCATGTGGCTATGAGTATAGACACTGTCCTCCTGAGTGcagcctttctttttggtttgtctttatgtgtgtgttgtctcagctttacttttaaagtaaacaaaccaatgaaataaaaccaagaataatCTGGCATGCCTCTGGGCTCACGGTTTATGCCCGAGGGTTAGAAAAGGAAAGTTTCTGTGCTCCCTAAATTCACTGGGATCCTTAATCTCCAGTgtgatggatttggagatgaggaCTTGGAGAGGTGATTATGGTTCTGGGGATAGGAGTATGGAAGTGGCTTATGATAGCTCCTCAACCATCCTGGTACCAGAGTGACTTTGGAGTTGCCTTTGTCTTCCCACATATCACTTATAGTTCTTACAATCACAGGTATAGCTCTGGATTTTGAAAGGGACTTTAGTACTTTTGTCTTCTGCTGCAGAATAGGACATGGGAGAACAGAACACTTTACTCCCAAGCACAGGACTGCAGAATGCAGCAATCAGAGAGAGCAAGTCTCAGGGAGAGACAAGGGAATCCCAGGAGATTAGAGGCCACCTGTGGAGAGAACTGGGTTACTACACTGTTTAGAGTGTGGATTTTCTTGGTGATAACCTCCTCAAGAAGCCCTGGGACATCTGAGTACAGTTGCCCTCACATTGTTAGGTTGTTGGGTAAATACTGAGACATTAGCAAAactacacaaataattttatggttgcaggTCACTACaatattaagaaggttgagaatcactgacctaggacatgcctgtttgtctcttctcctgtcatgcatgaaggaaaaaataaagagtaaatgaatgagAGATAAAGGCAAAAATGAGTAGATTTGATATTGCCTCATTAGCCCATGTTCATCTTAGGCCTGACAACAAGACATTAGGGAAGATTTACTAGCTAGTGGCTCCCTTCATCAGCAAGAACCCATTGGAAAGTCTCTGCACATTGGGTTCCAGGATTGCTGTGGTTTAGGTTCAGCCTGTGATACTACATAGTATGGTCTCAGGCTCAAGCCAAAGGTCTAATGCCCTTTTAAGACCAGAATATAAATTAAGATTCATCTTCACATCAACTTCCCATAGCTTCGGGTGTccaagaacacacagtgtgtgctttctgtgcttattttaaagGTGGCATCTTGTCAAAGCCCTACACATggaccaggaactcaagacaagcACAGGTAAAGAAGGTTCCCATTGTTTCTTGATGCTCACAGATTCTTCTGTTCTTGCctaccacaccataccatcaTACTACCACACCAACACAGGCTACCACAGCACACCACTGCACAGCACATCATAGCACAGCACAGTACAGAACACCattccacaccacaccacaccacaccacaccacaccacatatcaGCCATTGGATGGGTATGAGCAATGGTTCCAGCTTAGTAAGTATCTCCAGGCACCATGAAGTTCAAGATGTGTTTAGAGGGGACAGTAGAGCCAATGATACTCTGGACACAAGAGTCCCAAGCAAGATAGGAAGTGGTCAGACTCATTTCTGGTCATCTTTTGCCCCTGCATGTACAGTATAGGAATTGTGGCCTTTCTTGTGACCTTTCCAGTTAATATTTCCCATGTGTTCTGTTCTCAGCCTTTTCAGACATTATGTTCTCTTACCACAGTCAGTCTTTTGCCCTCCTTGCCTGTGCTCCAGTTGAGGAACAAGTAGCCAATATTGGATGATATCCATGTGTTCTCGTCTAGCAAGACAGTTCTCTACTCAATTTATGAGCCCTTGTcatcattcatttctctctctctccctgctcacaATACTCTTTATCACACACATCTGCAGCCTCCGTGCCTACCACTTTATGGAACCAGCtcttaccaaagaaaataaaaatcagcatgTTGTCAAATCCCCCATTTACTCCCATGTTCTTTGGCTCATGGCAATGTTGTTTCATTTGCTAACCACTTCCCTTTTGCCTCCTCTGGCTAAGGACCTTCTCCTTGTTACTCTTGCTTGCTGACTATTCCTCTCTATATTAAATGGATTAGTTCTTGGAACTTAGATTTATCTAAATTCTTTATACCATAagtgatctctctgtctctttctctctctatctctgtctctctctgtgtctcacactgtctcactctctctctgtctgtctctgtctctgtctgtctctgtctctgtctctctctgtctctgtctctctctcctttcctctttaccTAATATATAATTCTATGACTTATGGCTACTTATTTTTACCCTAAAATACAGAtacctgactgactttttagctgtaacatgcattgaagaaaaatttaaaaccctcCATTTTCCCGCATGTTTTTACAAATAGAACTGCCATCTTACAGGTGACATTATCTAGAAATGTGGTGTCATTGTTTAATAGTATCTTCACAATATTTCTGTGTGAAGTACTCAGATCCAGTATATCAGAAGTAGGCTTCTGTATTTATACAGCCTTCTTACATGGAAGTAATAGAAGAATTGATATGAGAAAGGAGAAACTCAAAGTTGGCCTTGAAGTGTTTTctggaaacacaataaaaaattcCCATGTCTTCTTTCACTGTTTTTGTCAATTTTATACAATCTGTCAGCTGTAACAAAAATCCAATGCTCCATCTCATCTGCTCCAAATGGTTCACTGACATTCTAATTAGGTATTATTCCCCATGGcttataaaatcttatatttacttttttaaatttcaaattattttttaatttaaaaggatgaaatctgttttgaatataaaacaaattcagaatttGCTACACTTTCAATTAAGTAATTGGAAGCACAATTAGTTCCTGGctttttattctgaaataacGACTGCTTCCCTGTGTCAGTAATTATTCATCCATAAAATTGTGCACTTTTGAACTTTGGCAAATAATTAAATCATGCAGTTAAATTATGCACCACTATTAGACatagaagaacaaaacacaaatagagaaacctgaaaagggaactcttataaaggatgggCAGCTGTCTCATGTCttttcagtgaatttttataCTTAAGGTGAGAGATTTGTTGATAAGAAATTTCTCTGCCTGTACTGTTGTTCCCAGAAATCCTTAGGATGCATGGAAGAGTTGAAGGTCTTTGAAAAATCCATAGATTTCTCTCTGAAAAATCACAAATGGGGGGAGGGATTATGAACCAGACCCTTGGATCTCCCCATCTTCAAGGGagatttaatttaacatttctggTGATAAGGAGAAGCATGtagaaaattttttcttctctattatcTCCTGCTGCAATCCCCACAGTCAAATACAAAATGCAATCTTCCCACAGAAAGGCCTACAGCAGGTTTCTGGGCATTGGTTATATACTCTATGATtgtcttccatttttacttttagtagaTTCTTTTATAGAGgccataagaaatttaaaatttgtatgtattaatgtgtgtgtatttatgtgtgtgcacatgaacacatacatgtatatcaaGGTGTGCTTTGGGAGATCACAGGATAATTTGACAGTTGATTCTCTTTATCCActctgtgggtttcagggattgaactgatTAGTTTTGGCtataagtacctttacccacagagtcatTGTGTTGACTTTaggacatttttgagacagggtttcttcttgtctccatagCTCTGAGGATAATCTTGAGCTTTTTCCTGTTGCCTATGTTGCCCAGGTGTTTGGattattataggcatgtatgcctCTTTTGGTTTATGTGGTCCCAAAAATAGAACCCCTTtctttgtgcatactaggtaaTCATTCTGCCAACTGACCTACATCCTAAGATCAATCCCAAAAGACTTTCTATGTTTTTGGTTGTTCCTGAAAAAGTGCCTGAGTCAAGTCATCTCAGGAACAATTTCCATCTTGCTGACAGGGTCAAAACTGAGTTCATGCTTCCAAGCTCTTGCACCAACTCCTATCCTGcttctttaggtgtttcatgTTTGGCTGTCAACTAgtaaagaatgtgaagagtgaagTGTCCTTCTATCTAAACTAAGACCCCCAAGTTGTAAATGTATTGCCTCTTATGACTTAATTGACTACAGGTAGTCATTCCATTCCTTTGTTACTGGACTAAATGTTCACCAGAAGACCAAAAGTCCACTAGAAGGACCACTAATACTATTAATCAAGGATCTGAAAAGCATGTGATGCAGATAAGGGTTAGTCACCAATGCTTACATCCTTGCTCAACTCTgtgtgtcaaaatatgattggacaATGCTACAGCCCACACACTCCATCTGGCTTTGTGatctcatcctttaaaaataatgtacaatCTCCCTTCAGAGTCACAGGTCAGCTACTGAATCTGTTCTGTGTCCCTTATGGATCAGTAGGGGCctgagtaaaataaaaatttgccatctgtatacttattatgaTGAAATGTCAAAGGCCCAGCACCTGACTCTGTGCTGTTGTCCCTGACTGGTCAATTTTTGCTACCTAATCCAAATGAAGATCTTGCTTTGCCTGACTCTTGTGACTATTCaggttgttttggtgttttgaacCCAAACACTTTTAGTTATCAAATCcattttttaatcatattatctttagtgattattaaaaaaattacctCTTTCAAATAATGCTCAGAAAAATCTTGAGAAAGAGAGCTGTTTTGAGTTGGTTCTAACCATgggaatatgtacacacacacacacacacacacacacacacacacacacaatcacatcagagaaagagagagagagagtaagagagagagaagacgagaggaagaggggaggggtagagagggagggaagggaagagagagaatgaaagagagatggggagaaaaaaagtggagggggagggagaccgagagaaacagagatggggaagggaaaaggaaagagagaaagagagagacagagagagaaagagacagagagagagagagagagagagagagagagagagagagagagatacagagcaTATTTTGTGCCTGATGGTCATTGTTAGTCTTACAAAATAAGAccctttttctaagatttttttcaccAAGCTATATAGGGCACACACAGCATCTAGAATTTTTAGATATGTCTGTACTCCTGGGTTAGCAATTGAGGCAACTATAGACTTGATAGATTTATATGAAAGGCACATAGATATAAAGGTGTATACTTTCAAGATTCATCAGTTGATGTGTAAATTTTCAAAGTTAATTAATATAACACTATTTCCCTCTATGAGTTTATCTCTCATAAACAGACCTGATTGAGTATGTAGTTTAGTTGAAAGTGTTTGCTGAGCATGGGTAAAATCCTGCATTTCGTTTCCTATACCACTCACCaaagacaaaactaaataaaacagacaacaggGAGTAGATTTGTTCAAAATGCATATCATTATCTAGCAATATGTGAAACTTGGAGACTTTTGATAGAAGTTCATttcatacattaatatatttcaggcattttttgttttgttttatgatttaagattgagtctcatgtagtcccagttggctttgaacttgctatataattgAGGATTGCCTTCCCTCTCAATCCTTCTGTATACAGGTCCCAGAGAGGTGCACGTGCTGTTTTGAATTTCTTATCAATGCATAAAGGAACCTCATGGTCTGGACCTGATTGGAGAGACTTTTGCTGAAGGTAATGGCTTGTCACAAATGGCTTTCTAGTCTGCgttgaagaaacaaaagtgttCATTTCATATCACTtgtataaactatttttgtaGCTAGAGAAATCAATTGATGTTTGATATTCGTTATCTTGATTTTCTGTTCCTAAACTTACCCTGTAAATTCACACTGTGCTTATAAGTAGTAATGCAGTTGGTAGTTGTATAAAGCCATGTGCAAGGACTTTGTAatttaactaaagaaacaaaagagcatTGGATTGTGTAGGCTTCCAGGTTTGACAAAGGGAGTGCTCATAGTGGAGGACATTTGCAGCTTGCAGAACAAGGAGTCCTGGACTTAGACTCGGTTAAAAGTAAGGTTTCAAGAAATTGagcccttttattttttcaaaattgaaagacctgaataaatatttacatttttctcaggttgaatgaaatagctttgaaatctggcatgACCAGGTTATGGTTAAGATTACAAATGGCAGAGACCTTGAAAGTCATGCTGCCTGCTTTTTTCTCTAGAATTAATTCAACACTAGGATTCATACAAAtatctttcattatttaaatagGAGAAGtctgtattattatattttttatttattttgtaagtggtgtgtgtgtgtgtgagagagagacagagagagagagaaagagagagagagagagagagagagagagagagagagagagagaacatttgtgcacacatgtgcagaccatTCATATGTATGATGTTTAGAAGACAGCTTTTGAGACTTTTCTCCTCCTACTTTGTGGTTCTTGGCATTGGTTTCAGATTATCAGGATGGACAGAAAGTACCTTTAAATACTAAGCCAGCTCATCTGTCCCCATTActaattattttactttacatttcaacaaaagtaaataataggatagaaaaaatattatagtGAATAACTCTGTAAAATagctgtattttttccttttagtttaaaATGCTGAGTGAGAAGCTTCCTATTTCTAATTGCTGAGAAATCATACCATTTTTTGTTCAAGTTGAGGAAGGAACCACAGGAGTAATTTTCATTACTGAATAAGGAGAagcttgtattattattattattattattattattattattattattattattattattattcttttggttgtgtgtgtgtgtgtgtgtccatacaagTGTGTCTGACTACCGAAGTGTTTCTGCCTATGTGTGCTCACTTGCCTGCCTACATACTcatagaggtcagagggaaaTTTTCAGGTGTtcgttctttccttccaccaaacatgtttaaaagatggaactcagatcctcaagctTAGTAGTAAAAAGGAACATCTttattcactgagtcatcttgccagtccccattgatattttattatttatttttaagaagataaaataatgtGATAAATTAAATTCCTCTAGCTACAATAGAGTCAAGCCATCCCATCATTAGTAGGTAGCCACCTTAATTATGTCAAAAAGAATTAATGGTACCT belongs to Arvicanthis niloticus isolate mArvNil1 chromosome Y unlocalized genomic scaffold, mArvNil1.pat.X SUPER_Y_unloc_1, whole genome shotgun sequence and includes:
- the LOC117695954 gene encoding LOW QUALITY PROTEIN: uncharacterized protein LOC117695954 (The sequence of the model RefSeq protein was modified relative to this genomic sequence to represent the inferred CDS: deleted 1 base in 1 codon); translated protein: MERNTQKMGSGASNPCQRITHEDLCNLLKRLQKLVNRLGYGSSRKRPREQPAIASLSSQRGMFNVQTNYEQNTVPVYNTYEEYHKMVLQSFENISIVLNIEGKVVFVSQNVTPLLGYRPEDIIETSLLNLVHDEQKDDISEKIILNLPLANIVGSLIEFCCYIRKGNVGQCGQDTYCYRTMYQGRIYIYQYVKFILYLQDSYDESFVFFGNFGPNSRKIWSSAPRLLWEEKYYVVGNISVLSKPDETAQPVNIQTNAVDDDSDDDSTLQQHRLRKHHCRNKMQTDAQAEAVNVEECPEAGTEVEIVEVQAATQRMPFDLIQVRIPSHSSITPELSAATSISAGMRTSTSSSSTDISSTTPVSTSTSRQGYEIDPKYMLEPQDREFEVGPEFLLNDSQDSEATPEQGECTEEDVKKPLVEAKLSNPKEHVIDEYSACHDASSDDDFCIITEDTEHKKDPKFQEVIVGQEQGHQKVSEAAPSCPTTPLQAVHPEASLNSLCPGFLNYFVYLQMQPKRTYQYHRPLFGEKFAQLCGPRVKMTEVYDLNISRSFHGEQPSYPDIEEEHREQEQCEYEFSQCTGMLRNLKYERPGQQHTGQGQGPCGYHRGEQVVTVIDDMGSPTMEFFGNDNSQHSRNETHRREIDWEEGWRPSPFPFFLPSSAYLSTY